From a single Raphanus sativus cultivar WK10039 chromosome 3, ASM80110v3, whole genome shotgun sequence genomic region:
- the LOC108837882 gene encoding uncharacterized protein LOC108837882, whose product MWLKKKNKKKKKWLRSEEQNVEMAQASSVPLGAARGPLPTPSYPNYLSGVGSVGERFRCWSSFTFLQIRLQFVCKEDQHVEDVRDNIGSNSTTLVGCGTETLGKLMLCQSLARERSPSTFPSGEVEDYALPIAFQSSDYAHHSAGGVKRCGWLSDEEETDPDEDSAAVDDDEMIQLTPEPLCEELKELLREVRGEEKKRKRPTSWDT is encoded by the exons ATgtggctgaagaagaagaacaagaagaagaagaaatggctGAGGAGTGAGGAACAAAACGTAGAGATGGCTCAGG CCTCTTCGGTGCCTCTCGGCGCTGCGAGAGGGCCATTGCCGACCCCATCATATCCAAACTACCTCTCCGGTGTGGGTTCCGTTGGTGAAAGGTTTCGTTGCTGGTCGTCGTTCACGTTTCTGCAGATTCGTTTACAGTTCGTGTGCAAG GAGGATCAGCATGTTGAGGATGTAAGAGACAACATTGGTAGCAATTCAACAACTTTAGTGGGATGTGGTACTGAGACTCTTGGCAAACTGATGCTTTGTCAATCTCTAGCGAGAGAGAGATCACCATCAACTTTCCCATCAGGAGAAGTAGAAGATTATGCATTACCAATAGCTTTTCAGTCATCGGATTATGCACACCATTCTGCTGGAG GGGTCAAGAGATGTGGATGGCTGAGTGATGAGGAGGAGACAGATCCAGATGAGGATAGTGCTGcggttgatgatgatgaaatgATTCAACTGACTCCAGAACCGCTATGTGAAGAACTTAAAGAGCTGTTGAGGGAAGTACgtggagaggagaagaagaggaagagaccCACGAGTTGGGACACCTAA
- the LOC108847343 gene encoding DNA-directed RNA polymerase V subunit 1 isoform X1: protein MEEASSSDILEAEIVGISFALATHRQIRLASISDAGINHASQLSNSFLGLPLEFGKCEACGATEPDKCEGHFGYIHLPVPIYHPAHISELKQLLSLLCLKCLKIKKMKSTSSGLAERLLGACCEEASNITIKDKSSDGASYLQLKLPSKTRLHEGFWNFLERYGYRYGNDHTRPLLAREVKEILRRIPEETRKKLAAKGHVPQEGYILEYLPVPPNCLSVPEVSDGSSSMAVDPSRIELKDVLRKVVAINNSRSGETNFESHKAEANEMFRAVDTYLQVRGTAKPTRNIDMRFGVSKISDSSSSKAWSEKMRTLFIRKGSGFSSRSVITGDAFRNVNEVGIPMEIAHRITFEERVSVHNIGYLQELVDNKMCLSYTQGSTTYSLRDGSKGHTVLKPGQIVHRRVMDGDVVFINRPPTTHKHSLQALRVYVHEDNTVKINPLMCGPLSADFDGDCVHLFYPQSLTAKAEVMELFSVDKQLLSSHTGQLILQLGLDSLLSLRVMLEQVFLNKASAQQLAMYGSRSLPPPAVVKSSKSGPAWTFFQILQLAFPERLSCRGDGFIVGGSDLLSFDFEVEALASIINGIVTAIMVEKGPKEALGFFDSLQPLLMEHLDPQGFSLSLEDLSMSREDMGVIHNLIIREISPMVSQLRLSYEDELQLENSIHKVKEVAANFMLKSYSMRNLIDIKSNSAINKLVQQIGFLGLQLSDKKKLYTKTLVEDMAQFYKKKYVSTSSSGDFGIVKGCFFHGLDPYEEMSHSVAAREVIVRSSRGLAEPGTLFKNLMAVLRDIVITNDGTVRNTCSNSIVQFKYELSSDNENQGLFEAGDPVGVLAATAMSNPAYKAVLDSSPNSNSSWELMKEVLLCKVNFQNTANDRRVILYLNECRCGKKYCQENAAYTVRNKLKKVSLKDTAVEFLVEYRNQQAISEIFGMDICLHGHIHLNKTLLEGWNISMQDILQKCEDAINSLVQKKKKKAEDFKRMNLSVSECCFFRDPGASKESDMPCLMFSSYNATDPDLERTLDVLCNTIYPVLLETVIKGDPRIFSANIIWNSPETTTWIRSRHASRRGEWVLDVTVEKPDVKQTGDAWRVVIDSCLSVLHLIDTKRSIPYSIKQVQELLGLSCAFEQAVQRLSASVRKVSKGVLKEHIILVANNMTCSGDMLGFNSGGYKALTRSLNIKAPFTEATLIAPRKCFEKAAQKCHKDSLSTVVGSCSWGKRVDVGTGSQFELLWNKKETGLENDDETDVFSFLQMVRSTKTADAYVSSPGFDVTEEEMAEWAESPERDSALGEPKFDDSAEFQNLLDEDKTSSLWDNGGSEWGVSKNTGGEENTQSGWEKTANVEKEDASSGWNVKKDAQEATKSDSWGAWGSKTKDDAENATPNWGTTPAQNDSVVIENGEPASDVWGPKAVSDKPWGKKNSETEPAPAAWGSSGKKNPETESGAAAWGSSDKNNPGTNSDAAAWGSTNKNNPGTESDASAWGSGTKMNKETEPASAAWGKKSSETVSGGADWGNRSKRVSETESGAGGWASRNKSLETQSGGATWGSRDKSKFETESGGSAWGSQGRNNRETESGSGGAAWGSWDKKKPETESGGAAWGSQAKNNSETESGSSGAAAWGTWDKKKPETESGGGAAWGSQAKNNSETESGSGAAVWGTWDKKKPETESGGAAWGSQASETEAGSGASAWGKKKSETESGGAAWGSQAKNNSETEAGSGASAWGKKKSETESGGGAAWGSRDKNNSESQVGAANWGSKETNNSENGTDSAAWGKKKNVEAEPASGAWGSWGQPTPTADAQEDDGNPWVSLKATSSADKDGNETSQWGVPTKRYPSTTGSQGGGGADWKRNRPPRTPGSESILGPMFTATRQRVDMFTSEEQELLSDVDPVMRRLRRIMHQSGYTDGEPISDEDKTYVLEQLLNYHPDKDAKLGPGLDFITVDKHTTFTDSRCFFAVSTDGTKQDFSYRKCINNYLVEKHPTLAAEFMEKYFRKRDNANKERNSQEATPPGEKESQTQPIDNGSQDSQPQSQSQSVVEDSQAHQPIGNEGGDTQLQSQVEDSQPTGNGGEESQTEPQA, encoded by the exons ATGGAGGAAGCGTCTTCGTCAGATATTCTAGAAGCAGAGATTGTTGGAATCTCATTCGCTCTTGCTACTCACCGTCAGATC CGTCTAGCATCCATCAGTGACGCTGGGATCAACCATGCTAGCCAGCTCTCTAACTCATTCTTGGGCTTACCTTTGGAGTTTGGTAAATGTGAGGCTTGCGGTGCCACTGAGCCTGATAAGTGTGAAG GTCATTTTGGGTATATTCATCTCCCAGTGCCAATATACCATCCCGCTCATATTAGTGAGTTGAAACAGTTGCTCAGCCTTCTCTGCTTAAAGTGTCTgaagataaagaagatgaaG AGCACAAGTTCTGGGCTTGCGGAGCGTTTGCTAGGCGCCTGTTGTGAG GAAGCTTCGAACATCACAATCAAAGATAAATCATCAGATGGTGCCTCATATCTACAACTGAAGCTCCCATCTAAAACAAGACTGCATGAGGGCTTCTGGAATTTCCTGGAAAGATATGGTTACCGCTATGGAAACGACCACACGCGGCCCCTGCTAGCAAGAGAg GTAAAGGAAATCTTAAGACGGATTCCTGAAGAAACAAGAAAGAAGCTAGCAGCGAAGGGACATGTTCCTCAAGAAGGATACATCTTAGAGTATCTTCCAGTCCCTCCTAACTGTTTGTCAGTTCCAGAGGTTTCGGATGGTTCCAGCTCCATGGCAGTG gatcCGTCGAGAATTGAGCTAAAAGACGTACTCAGGAAAGTGGTAGCGATAAACAACTCTAGGTCTGGCGAGACGAACTTTGAGTCGCATAAGGCTGAAGCAAATGAAATGTTTAGAGCGGTGGATACCTATCTTCAGGTGAGGGGTACTGCGAAGCCAACAAGAAACATAGATATGAGATTCGGGGTTTCCAAGATCTCAGACAGCTCTTCCTCAAAGGCTTGGTCTGAAAAGATGAGAACACTGTTCATTCGGAAAGGTTCAGGCTTCTCTTCTCGCAGTGTCATCACTGGAGATGCTTTCAGGAATGTGAATGAGGTTGGAATCCCTATGGAAATTGCACATCGGATCACATTTGAGGAGAGAGTTAGTGTTCACAACATCGGATATCTACAAGAGCTGGTGGACAACAAGATGTGCTTGAGCTATACACAAGGTTCTACAACCTATTCTCTGAGGGATGGTTCCAAGGGGCACACGGTTCTTAAACCCGGGCAGATTGTTCATCGCAGGGTCATGGATGGGGATGTCGTGTTTATCAACCGTCCTCCCACAACACATAAGCATTCTCTGCAAGCACTTCGAGTCTATGTGCATGAAGACAACACGGTGAAGATCAATCCCCTGATGTGTGGCCCTCTCAGTGCTGATTTTGATGGTGATTGTGTCCATCTGTTCTACCCCCAGTCTCTCACCGCTAAGGCAGAGGTAATGGAGCTCTTTTCAGTGGATAAGCAACTTCTTAGTTCACATACTGGACAGCTGATTCTGCAGCTGGGTTTAGATTCTTTGCTGTCTCTGAGGGTTATGCTGGAGCAGGTGTTTTTGAACAAAGCTTCTGCTCAGCAGTTAGCAATGTATGGCTCTCGATCTCTCCCACCACCGGCTGTAGTGAAGTCCAGTAAATCTGGCCCGGCTTGGACATTCTTCCAGATATTGCAGCTTGCCTTTCCTGAGCGTCTTAGTTGCAGAGGTGACGGGTTCATAGTTGGTGGAAGTGATTTGCTGTCCTTTGATTTTGAGGTTGAGGCGTTGGCGTCCATCATCAATGGAATCGTAACGGCAATCATGGTGGAGAAGGGTCCAAAAGAAGCACTGGGATTCTTTGATTCACTGCAGCCGCTGCTGATGGAGCATCTAGATCCTCAGGGATTTAGCTTAAGTCTGGAAGACTTATCCATGTCTAGGGAAGACATGGGCGTTATTCACAATCTCATCATCCGGGAGATTTCTCCTATGGTGTCTCAGTTGAGATTGTCGTATGAGGATGAATTGCAACTAGAGAACAGCATCCACAAAGTGAAGGAAGTGGCTGCTAACTTTATGCTGAAGTCGTATTCGATGAGGAATTTGATTGACATCAAGAGCAACTCGGCAATAAACAAGCTGGTGCAGCAGATTGGCTTCCTGGGTCTTCAGCTGTCAGACAAGAAGAAGCTGTACACGAAGACTCTGGTGGAAGACATGGCTCagttttataagaaaaagtaTGTCAGTACTTCTTCCTCTGGAGATTTTGGAATTGTTAAAGGCTGCTTTTTTCACGGACTGGATCCGTACGAGGAGATGTCTCATTCAGTTGCGGCAAGGGAGGTCATTGTCCGCTCTTCGAGAGGGTTAGCTGAGCCTGGGACACTCTTCAAGAATCTGATGGCTGTTCTACGGGACATAGTCATTACCAACGATGGAACTGTACGAAATACATGCAGCAACTCCATCGTGCAGTTCAAGTATGAGCTGAGTTCTGACAATGAGAATCAAGGTTTGTTTGAAGCTGGAGATCCTGTTGGAGTATTGGCAGCTACGGCCATGTCAAACCCTGCCTATAAAGCGGTTCTTGATTCTTCCCCAAATAGCAATTCATCATGGGAGCTAATGAAG GAAGTTCTGCTCTGCAAAGTTAACTTCCAAAACACTGCCAATGATCGAAGAGTTATTCTTTACCTGAACGAGTGCCGCTGTGGGAAAAAGTACTGCCAGGAAAATGCTGCTTACACAGTTAGGAACAAACTGAAGAAAGTTAGTCTGAAAGATACTGCAGTGGAGTTTCTAGTCGA ATACAGAAACCAACAAGCGATTTCAGAAATTTTTGGAATGGATATATGCCTACATGGCCATATTCATCTTAACAAG ACATTGTTGGAAGGGTGGAACATCAGCATGCAGGACATACTTCAGAAGTGTGAGGATGCAATTAACTCACTAgtccaaaagaaaaagaagaaagctgAGGATTTTAAGAGAATGAATTTGTCTGTCAG TGAGTGTTGCTTTTTCCGAGATCCAGGCGCGAGCAAAGAATCCGATATGCCTTGCTTGATGTTTTCTTCCTACAATGCCACAGATCCTGATCTAGAAAGGACTCTGGATGTTCTCTGCAATACAATATACCCAGTTCTGCTCGAAACAGTGATCAAAG GTGATCCACGGATTTTCTCAGCGAATATAATCTGGAATAGTCCAGAAACGACAACCTGGATCCGGAGTCGCCATGCATCCCGCCGAGGGGAATGGGTATTGGACGTCACCGTTGAGAAACCTGATGTCAAGCAGACTGGTGATGCATGGAGGGTTGTAATCGACTCGTGTCTATCAGTTCTTCATCTGATAGACACAAAGCGGTCAATCCCTTACTCTATCAAGCAAGTTCAAGAGCTGCTTGGTTTGTCATGCGCTTTTGAGCAAGCTGTTCAG CGTCTCTCAGCTTCAGTGAGAAAGGTCTCCAAAGGAGTTCTTAAAGAACACATAATTCTCGTGGCAAACAACATGACCTGTTCAGGGGATATGCTAGGTTTCAACTCTGGAGGTTATAAGGCTCTGACTCGATCCTTGAACATCAAGGCTCCATTCACAGAAGCAACTCTTATT GCGCCAAGGAAATGTTTCGAGAAAGCGGCTCAGAAATGTCATAAAGATTCTCTATCAACAGTCGTTGGGTCTTGTTCTTGGGGAAAACGCGTGGATGTTGGTACAGGTTCACAGTTTGAGCTTCTATGGAACAAAAAAGAA ACTGGTCTGGAGAATGATGATGAAACTGATGTATTCAGCTTTCTCCAGATGGTAAGATCCACAAAAACTGCAGATGCGTATGTCTCTTCCCCTGGTTTTGATGTTACAGAGGAAGAAATGGCTGAATGGGCTGAATCGCCTGAGCGAGACTCTGCTCTTGGAGAGCCCAAGTTTGATGACAGTGCTGAGTTCCAAAATCTACTTGATGAAGACAAGACTTCTTCTCTCTGGGACAATGGTGGCTCAGAATGGGGAGTCTCTAAAAATACAGGTGGTGAGGAGAACACGCAGTCTGGTTGGGAAAAGACTGCAAACGTTGAGAAGGAAGATGCTTCATCTGGTTGGAACGTTAAAAAGGATGCTCAAGAAGCTACCAAGTCAGATTCATGGGGCGCTTGGGGATCAAAGACAAAAGATGATGCTGAAAATGCAACACCTAACTGGGGAACAACACCAGCTCAAAATGATTCGGTTGTCATAGAAAACGGTGAGCCAGCTTCTGACGTTTGGGGACCCAAAGCTGTTTCAGACAAACCATGGGGGAAAAAGAACTCTGAAACTGAGCCAGCTCCTGCTGCATGGGGTTCCTCGGGTAAAAAGAACCCTGAAACTGAATCAGGTGCTGCTGCTTGGGGCTCTAGTGACAAAAATAACCCGGGAACTAATTCAGATGCTGCTGCTTGGGGCTCTACTAACAAAAACAACCCGGGAACAGAATCAGATGCTTCTGCTTGGGGTTCCGGGACCAAAATGAACAAAGAAACAGAACCAGCTTCTGCTGCATGGGGCAAAAAGAGCTCAGAAACTGTATCAGGTGGTGCGGACTGGGGTAATAGGAGCAAACGGGTTTCTGAAACTGAATCAGGTGCTGGTGGTTGGGCTTCCCGAAACAAGAGCTTGGAAACTCAGTCAGGTGGTGCGACATGGGGTTCTAGGGATAAATCTAAATTTGAAACGGAATCAGGTGGTTCTGCTTGGGGCTCACAGGGAAGAAATAATCGTGAGACTGAGTCAGGCTCAGGTGGTGCTGCTTGGGGTTCTTGGGACAAGAAGAAACCAGAAACTGAATCAGGTGGTGCTGCTTGGGGTTCTCAGGCTAAAAACAATTCTGAGACTGAGTCAGGCTCCTCAGGTGCTGCTGCTTGGGGTACTTGGGACAAGAAGAAACCAGAAACTGAGTCAGGTGGTGGTGCTGCTTGGGGTTCCCAGGCTAAAAACAACTCTGAGACTGAGTCAGGCTCAGGTGCTGCTGTTTGGGGTACTTGGGACAAGAAGAAACCAGAAACCGAATCAGGTGGTGCTGCTTGGGGTTCTCAGGCTTCTGAGACTGAGGCAGGCTCAGGTGCTTCTGCTTGGGGTAAGAAGAAATCAGAAACTGAATCAGGTGGTGCTGCTTGGGGTTCTCAGGCTAAAAACAATTCTGAGACTGAGGCAGGCTCAGGTGCTTCTGCTTGGGGCAAGAAGAAATCAGAAACTGAATCAGGTGGTGGTGCTGCTTGGGGGTCCAGGGACAAAAATAACTCTGAAAGCCAAGTAGGTGCTGCTAATTGGGGTTCTAAGGAGACAAATAACTCGGAAAATGGAACAGATTCTGCTGCTTGGGGTAAAAAGAAGAATGTTGAAGCTGAACCAGCTTCTGGTGCTTGGGGTTCTTGGGGACAGCCAACTCCCACTGCGGATGCCCAAGAAGATGATGGAAACCCGTGGGTATCATTGAAGGCGACCAGTAGCGCAGACAAGGATGGGAATGAGACAAGCCAGTGGGGAGTTCCAACCAAGAGATATCCATCTACTACTGGCTCACAGGGTGGTGGTGGCGCAGACTGGAAGAGGAACCGTCCTCCTAGGACCCCTGGATCTGAGAGTATTCTGGGTCCCATGTTCACAGCAACAAGACAGCGCG